One genomic region from Anguilla rostrata isolate EN2019 chromosome 2, ASM1855537v3, whole genome shotgun sequence encodes:
- the vps35l gene encoding VPS35 endosomal protein-sorting factor-like, producing MAAVQWHSRVRNYEAELQGCRLESVPVEFGDYHPLKPITVTESKSRRGGRKGSTSSSSSSSSSAAPDPLSSMLDGTDPLSMFAAASVGEAPAAPHGAGSGEAGRKRKEKEEEAGVGLDFEPWSAKRGEILARFTTTEKLSINLFMGSDKGKAPSPGSAVSEKVRTRLEELDDLEEGSQREMLNLSQQDYVNRIEELNQSLKEAWASDQKVKALKIVIQCSKLLSDTAVIQFYPSKFVLITDILDTFGRLVYERIWSMCSDSRLLPDSFSADDVNDTAKETCLNWFFKIASIRELIPRLYVEAAILKCNRFLSKTGIQETLPRLTAMIRGIGDPLVAVYARAYLCRVGMEVAPHLKDSLNKNFFDLLGSFRQIHGDSVQNQLVLQRVEIPVYLTLYSPAIHWILQCVSYKAPEALLTEMMERCKQIGNNALLLNSVMWAFRAEFVAARATDFIGMIKDCDEAGFPKHLLFGSLGRSLACADPPESERLSILNEAWKVITKVRSPQDYINCAEIWVEFTCRHFTKREVNTVLSDIIKHMTPDRAFEEAYPQLQSVIRKVLTYFHDFSVLFSMERFLPFLDMFQKDSVRVEVCRSIMEVFIKYQQEPTRDPVILNALLHVCKTMHDSVNALTLDDEKRSLALLINGFIRMVSFGRDFEQQLSFCVEARATFCNLEPVMVQLIHTVNQLAMETRRVMRGSHSRKTAAFVRACAAYSFITIPSLTSIFSRLNLYLLSGQVALANQCLSQADAFLKAAVSVLPEVPRSISVEGKLRSSEGFLLDFINNFLSTLLVVPDHPEQGVLYLVRGLLNMVQDYTWEENSDAKVRVYISALPILAAMSQESYLYCIPKVDSNETLYGGDPKFVAEINKLCETLIGQVLDHLKTLGRDEGVRRQGSLAFSLFGCLLAHGDLRNNKLNQLAVNLWNLSHKHGYCDTRTSVRTLEYIKHQGLQPNMSHISEMAQRLSLQSRA from the exons atggctgccgtccagtg GCACTCTCGTGTACGAAACTATGAGGCAGAACTGCAAGGCTGTCGCCTTGAATCCGTGCCCGTGGAGTTCGGTGATTACCACCCGCTTAAGCCCATCACT gTGACGGAGTCAAAGTCGCGGCGAGGAGGACGCAAAGGCagcacttcctcctcctcttcctcctccagctcggCCGCTCCGGACCCGCTCAGCTCCATGCTGGACGGCACCGACCCGCTGTCCATGTTCGCGGCGGCTTCTGTTGGAGAGGCACCCGCCGCCCCGCACGGAGCCGGCTCTGGG GAGGCGGGGAGGAAgcggaaggagaaggaggaggaggcgggggtgggcCTGGACTTCGAACCCTGGTCTGCCAAGAGAGGAGAGATCCTGGCCAGGTTCACCACCACAGAGAAGCTCTCCATC aACCTCTTCATGGGCTCAGATAAAG GGAAGGCCCCGAGCCCAGGCTCAGCCGTGTCGGAGAAGGTTCGGACCCGACTGGAGGAGCTTGACGACCTGGAGGAG GGCTCCCAGAGGGAGATGCTGAACCTTTCCCAGCAGGACTATGTGAATCGCATAGAGGAGCTCAATCAGTCACTGAAGGAGGCCTGGGCCTCTGACCAGAAGGTCAAAGCACTGAAGATCgtcatccag TGCTCCAAGCTGCTCTCTGACACGGCTGTGATTCAGTTCTACCCCAGCAAGTTCGTCCTCATCACAGATATCCTGGATACTTTCG GGCGCCTGGTATACGAGCGGATCTGGTCCATGTGCTCTGACTCTCGGCTCCTGCCAG ACTCCTTCTCTGCGGATGACGTGAACGACACGGCCAAGGAGACCTGCCTCAACTGGTTCTTCAAGATCGCTTCCATTAGAGAGCTCATTCCCCGACT GTATGTGGAGGCTGCGATCCTTAAGTGCAACCGCTTTCTCTCCAAGAC tgGGATCCAGGAGACTCTCCCACGCCTCACGGCCATGATTCGGGGCATAGGGGACCCCCTGGTGGCAGTGTACGCCCGAGCGTACCTCTGCCGG GTGGGCATGGAGGTGGCTCCGCACCTGAAGGACAGCCTCAATAAGAACTTCTTCGACCTGCTGGGCTCCTTCCGGCAGATCCACGGAGACAGCGTGCAGAACCAGCTGGTCCTGCAGAGGGTGGAGATCCCGGTCTACCTCACCCTGTACTCCCCTGCCATACACTggatcctgcagtgtgtgtcctACAAAGCCCCGGAG GCCCTGCTGACAGAGATGATGGAGCGCTGCAAGCAGATAGGGAACAA TGCCTTGCTGCTGAACTCGGTGATGTGGGCGTTCCGGGCGGAGTTTGTGGCAGCGAGGGCCACTGACTTCATCGGCATGATCAAGGACTGTGACGAGGCTGGGTTCCCCAAG cACCTGTTGTTTGGGTCTCTGGGTCGCAGTCTGGCCTGTGCAGACCCCCCAGAGAGCGAGAGGCTGTCTATTCTCAACGAGGCCTGGAAGGTGATCACCAAAGTGCGCAGCCCACAG GACTACATCAACTGTGCCGAGATCTGGGTGGAGTTCACCTGCCGCCATTTCACT AAGCGTGAGGTGAACACCGTGCTCTCTGACATCATCAAACACATGACCCCGGACCGGGCCTTCGAGGAAGCCTACCCACAG ctgcagtcgGTCATAAGGAAGGTCCTCACCTACTTCCACGACTTCTCCGTGCTCTTCTCCATG GAGAGGTTCCTTCCGTTCCTGGACATGTTCCAGAAGGACAGCGTCAGGGTGGAGGTGTGCCGCTCCATCATGGAGGTGTTCATAAA GTACCAGCAGGAGCCCACGCGTGACCCGGTCATCCTGAACGCTCTACTGCACGTCTGCAAGACCATGCACGACTCGGTCAA tgctCTAACTCTGGATGATGAGAAGAGGTCTCTGGCCCTGCTGATAAACGGTTTTATCCGCATG GTGTCCTTCGGCCGGGACTTTGAGCAGCAGCTGAGCTTCTGCGTGGAGGCCCGGGCCACCTTCTGCAACCTGGAGCCCGTGATGGTGCAGCTGATCCAC ACGGTGAACCAGCTCGCCATGGAGACGCGGCGGGTGATGAGGGGCAGTCACTCCCGCAAGACGGCCGCCTTCGTCAGG GCCTGTGCCGCCTACAGCTTCATCACCATCCCGTCTCTCACCAGCATCTTCAGCCGGCTCAACCTCTACCTGCTGTCTGGGCAAGTGGCGCTGGCCAACCAGTGTCTCTCCCAGG cgGACGCGTTCCTAAAAGCGGCGGTCAGCGTTTTGCCGGAGGTTCCTCGCAGCATCAGCGTTGAGGGCAAACTGCGCTCGTCAGAGGGCTTCCTGCTCGACTTCATCAACAACTTCCTGTCCACACTGCTGGTGGTGCCG gacCACCCAGAGCAGGGTGTGCTGTACCTGGTGCGGGGGCTGCTCAACATGGTGCAGGACTACACCTGGGAAGAGAACAGCGATGCCAAGGTGCGCGTCTACATCAGCGCCCTGCCCATCCTAGCAGCCATGAGCCAGGAGAGCTACCTGTACTGCATCCCTAaag TGGACTCCAATGAGACCCTGTACGGAGGGGACCCAAAGTTTGTAGCGGAGATCAACAAGTTGTGCGAGACCCTGATTGGTCAAGTGCTGGATCACCTGAAGACCTTGGGGAGAGATGAG ggcgTGCGCAGACAGGGTAGTTTGGCGTTCTCTCTGTTCGGCTGCCTGCTCGCTCATGGTGATTTGCGCAACAACAAACTCAACCAGCTGGCGGTCAACCTGTGGAACCTGAGCCACAAGCATGGCTACTGCGACACACGCACCTCG GTCCGCACCCTGGAGTACATCAAACACCAGGGCCTGCAGCCCAACATGAGCCACATCTCAGAGATGGCTCAACGGCTCTCTCTGCAGTCCAGGGCCTGA
- the knop1 gene encoding lysine-rich nucleolar protein 1 has product MVKPETCMEVTQEKKAKKKSKGVPDDGGETESQAKSKKVKKKKNAAAAADVTNGEDVSAGEEEASIKVNKGKKKKTTEEASGEGGQDSTSITNGKSKKKTTGGKKKKKNLDGVEPEPVSEVIVGDGKKTGNKGDGQKKLSSAAVSVYTTEKRGEEEEEKKKKKRKRKTPEADSSGAEAGNGGQEGNVPEDVGRVEVQENGAEGTPNKRRKKKKDGALNEGNTEETGGKADEKKKRKKSLKAAAVQTSVSAEASAEETGAGESEGQHSKKEKRRKKKEEKGKGVVAGEGAVEAGPDADAIMANKAEAAEVKREKGGKKNKKKAPSGEAGVSPEAGACDGQNEEAAQTEEVLEKKKKKKKGTAPGANTDASGEEAGNGVKTQKKRKEKEAITAEGENGTDVDVKGKQDKEEKKKKKKRKTLVEVGEEEAVANGLNSQESEGEPKKKKKKEKKADLVHGEEQSGAEEATAPLRKKEKERTEKKKKKTKGQEECVQEVDREVEEKKGAAEEGERAVRPALNGVKGKKKKINVNGGSPSEEEEARVGAAEESETPPKKNKRKGQGEEGEGTRKLRKKKKESEEGEPEEEKKVTRVKSDPEEKAVEVVFVSEKMGNMDEVTIDQVRRQALQMDIDNESRPKASTGSLSLGQWSTAQFESSGQQQKFLRLMGGFKKGGQPMGSSGGKANMALGKEGQDFLERGLLAEFERAQDRRMDFQNKGAGLGFSPPSNKKFSIDAHARHSVRFDD; this is encoded by the exons ATGGTTAAGCCAGAAACATGTATGGAGGTGACCCAGGAGAAGAAGGCCAAGAAGAAAAGCAAGGGTGTGCCAGATGATGGGGGAGAGACTGAAAGTCAAGCAAAGAGCAAAaaggtgaagaagaagaagaatgctgcagctgctgctgatgTCACCAATGGCGAGGATGTCAGTGCAGGAGAAGAGGAGGCGAGCATCAAGGTTAATAAgggcaagaaaaagaaaacaacagaggAGGCCTCAGGTGAGGGGGGCCAGGACTCCACCAGCATCACAAACGGTAAGAGCAAAAAGAAGACGACTgggggaaagaagaagaagaagaatttggACGGGGTGGAACCAGAGCCCGTTTCTGAAGTCATTGTTGGAGATGGTAAGAAAACGGGAAACAAAGGGGACGGGCAGAAGAAGCTGTCGAGCGCTGCTGTGAGTGTTTACACTACTGAGAaaaggggagaagaggaggaggagaagaagaaaaagaagagaaagaggaagaccCCGGAAGCGGACAGCTCCGGGGCTGAGGCAGGTAACGGAGGACAGGAGGGGAATGTTCCGGAAGATGTGGGCCGCGTCGAGGTGCAGGAGAATGGCGCTGAGGGCACTCCAAAcaaaaggaggaagaagaaaaaagacggCGCGCTCAATGAAGGGAACACAGAAGAAACGGGGGGAAAGGCGGAcgagaagaaaaagagaaagaagagctTGAAGGCGGCCGCTGTGCAAACGAGTGTCAGCGCGGAGGCGAGCGCTGAGGAGACGGGCGCGGGCGAGAGCGAAGGACAACATTCcaagaaggagaagagaaggaagaagaaggaggagaaagggaagggTGTTGTGGCCGGAGAAGGGGCTGTGGAGGCGGGACCGGATGCTGACGCCATTATGGCCAATAAGGCCGAGGCAGCGGAGGTTAAGcgagagaaaggagggaagaagaataaaaagaagGCACCCAGTGGAGAGGCAGGCGTCAGCCCCGAAGCTGGTGCCTGCGATGGACAGAACGAGGAAGCGGCCCAGACGGAGGAggtgctggaaaaaaagaagaaaaagaagaagggaaCGGCTCCTGGGGCTAATACGGACGCCAGCGGAGAAGAGGCAGGGAATGGCGTGAAGactcagaaaaagagaaaagagaaagaggcaaTCACGGCCGAAGGGGAGAATGGCACGGATGTCGATGTGAAAGGAAAGCAGGacaaagaggagaaaaagaagaagaagaagagaaagaccCTGGTGGAggttggggaggaggaggctgtgGCCAACGGTTTGAACAGCCAGGAAAGTGAGGGggaaccaaagaagaagaagaagaaggaaaaaaaggcagatTTGGTTCACGGTGAGGAGCAGTCTGGAGCAGAGGAAGCCACCGCACCCCTGcggaagaaagaaaaggagagaacagagaaaaagaaaaagaagaccAAGGGGCAGGAGGAGTGTGTCCAGGAAGTGGACAGAGAGGTGGAGGAAAAGAAGGGGGcggcagaggagggagagagagccgtgAGACCTGCTCTAAACGGcgtgaaaggaaaaaaaaagaaaattaacgTCAACGGGGGGAGCccgtcggaggaggaggaggccagggTGGGAGCGGCCGAGGAGAGCGAGACACCACCGAAGAAGAACAAGAGGAAAGGacagggggaagagggggagggaacacggaaactgaggaagaagaaaaaagagagcgagGAAGGGGAACctgaggaagagaagaaagTCACTCGGGTGAAAAGTGACCCGGAGGAGAAAGCG GTTGAAGTGGTGTTTGTCTCTGAGAAAATGGGCAATATGGACGAGGTGACAATTGACCAG GTGAGGAGACAGGCTCTACAGATGGATATCGACAATGAGTCACGTCCCAAAGCCTCAACCGGTTCACTG AGTCTTGGCCAGTGGAGCACCGCCCAGTTTGAGAGTTCCGGCCAACAGCAGAAGTTCCTGCGACTGATGGGCGGGTTCAAGAAGGGTGGCCAGCCAATGGGGTCAAGCGGAGGGAAGGCAAACATGGCACTGGGGAAGGAAGGGCAGGACTTTTTGGAGAGGGGCCTCCTGGCAGAATTTGAGCGCGCTCAGGACCGGAGGATGGATTTCCAAAacaaaggggcggggctgggcttCTCCCCTCCGTCCAATAAGAAGTTTTCCATCGACGCCCACGCTCGCCACTCCGTCCGTTTTGACGACTGA